One stretch of Xanthomonas sp. DAR 35659 DNA includes these proteins:
- a CDS encoding right-handed parallel beta-helix repeat-containing protein yields MTLRPLLALLLPLAAGLYGGDAGAAAPAATAATACNVRAEPGDDLQAAVDRVPNDGKPATVCLTAGDFHVTKLLSIQRDGLRLRGQGDATVLRMQDGVQQPVIVLGDYQNERPQRPIRDVSIEQLQIVGGSAEKEFMPERPYLSNSLVVVRAGQNIRLSGLRVSKCRSACLLSEYDSRDLLIERNDVSGAIWDGVSFNRTAKVKLVDNYIHDNVAAGITTEHLEDSEIRNNRLERNGSQGVYLADARRNLFVGNQFIGNKGAGIYLACSIRQRTPEILCWDNSMSQDNTFENNTFQSNPYTYTIGVDRAANCSGAEFRQNLWRKNNRADASGVDIQPERYGRCMRFE; encoded by the coding sequence ATGACGCTACGCCCCCTGCTCGCCCTGTTGTTGCCACTCGCCGCCGGCCTGTACGGCGGCGACGCCGGCGCGGCGGCGCCCGCGGCCACCGCGGCCACCGCGTGCAACGTGCGCGCCGAACCCGGCGACGACCTGCAGGCCGCGGTCGACCGCGTGCCCAACGACGGCAAGCCGGCCACGGTCTGCCTGACCGCCGGCGACTTCCACGTCACCAAGCTGCTGTCGATCCAGCGCGACGGCCTGCGCCTGCGCGGCCAGGGCGACGCCACCGTGCTGCGCATGCAGGATGGCGTGCAGCAGCCGGTCATCGTGCTCGGCGACTACCAGAACGAGCGCCCGCAACGGCCGATCCGGGACGTCAGCATCGAACAGCTGCAGATCGTCGGCGGCAGCGCCGAGAAGGAGTTCATGCCCGAGCGCCCCTACCTGAGCAACAGCCTGGTGGTGGTGCGCGCCGGCCAGAACATCCGCCTGTCCGGGCTGCGCGTGAGCAAGTGCCGCAGCGCCTGCCTGCTCAGCGAATACGACAGCCGCGACCTGCTGATCGAGCGCAACGACGTCTCCGGCGCGATCTGGGACGGGGTCTCGTTCAACCGCACCGCCAAGGTCAAGCTGGTCGACAACTACATCCACGACAACGTCGCCGCCGGCATCACCACCGAGCACCTGGAAGACAGCGAGATCCGCAACAACCGTCTGGAGCGCAACGGCAGCCAGGGCGTGTACCTGGCCGATGCGCGGCGCAACCTGTTCGTCGGCAACCAGTTCATCGGCAACAAGGGCGCCGGCATCTACCTGGCCTGCTCGATCCGCCAGCGCACCCCGGAGATCCTGTGCTGGGACAACAGCATGAGCCAGGACAACACCTTCGAGAACAACACCTTCCAGAGCAATCCCTATACCTACACGATCGGCGTGGACCGCGCGGCCAACTGCAGCGGCGCGGAGTTCCGCCAGAACCTGTGGCGCAAGAACAACCGGGCCGACGCCTCCGGCGTGGACATCCAACCCGAGCGCTACGGGCGCTGCATGCGCTTTGAATAG
- a CDS encoding penicillin acylase family protein — protein MRSKWKQGMLWLTVLALGALLLGWLLLRGSLATLDGQADLEGLAGPVRVERDALGVVTIDAGSEADAMRALGYVHAQERYFQMDLMRRAAAGELAELVGRAALGVDKGRRPHRLRARAGAQLAGFGGSHAAALDAYSAGVNDGLHALRVRPWPYLLLFKAPRDWQPVDSLLAGDAMYFDLQGRQGDRELSLYRLQQHLPAPLFALLRHDGSSWDAALDAPARGDASLPGAGQVDLRTLPDATADGGTADHAASGSNNWAIAGSRSADGRAIVANDMHLQLGAPSLWFRVRLRYADARAPGGRVDVSGFSLPGLPAVIVGSNGHVAWGFTNSYADTSDWYRLTPCAATPQPGCTAVVHHRERIAVDGAPDIALDVEDTVYGPILQHEPDGTALAQRWVAQLPGALNLGLADLARADSLDSAFASARSIATPAQNMVLADSGGRIGWRVLGALPVRGPGCSSATLVHDVSAAVPAAQRCAPWPVSTAQSPQRLDPADGQLWTANARVVGGEELDRLGDGGYVLGARAQQIRDDLRLHPRLDERQLLAIQLDDRALLLQRWWTLLQQRDGGDATPALHALAQASKHWEGRASTESVSYRLVRAWRLALLTRIRDGLIAPARANLGADYAMPPLPQLEGVAWPLLQQQPPHLLPRRYRSWQALLEDAAAEVRDQPGVDTPLPQRRWGEANIAAICHPLAGALPGPLKRPLCMPAQALPGDNDMPRVQRPDFGASERMVVAPGHEADGLAHMPGGQSEHPLSPFWGAGHADWVQGRAVPFLPGPPRFTLTLRPPARQ, from the coding sequence ATGCGGAGCAAGTGGAAACAGGGAATGCTGTGGCTGACGGTGCTGGCGCTCGGTGCGTTGCTGCTGGGGTGGCTGCTGTTGCGCGGCAGCCTGGCCACGCTCGACGGCCAGGCCGACCTGGAGGGGCTGGCCGGCCCGGTGCGCGTCGAGCGCGACGCCCTGGGCGTGGTCACCATCGACGCCGGCAGCGAGGCCGACGCGATGCGCGCGCTCGGCTACGTGCACGCGCAGGAACGCTACTTCCAGATGGACCTGATGCGTCGCGCCGCCGCCGGCGAACTGGCCGAACTGGTCGGCCGCGCCGCGCTGGGCGTGGACAAGGGCCGTCGCCCGCACCGCCTGCGCGCGCGCGCCGGCGCGCAACTGGCCGGCTTCGGCGGCAGCCACGCCGCGGCGCTGGACGCCTACAGCGCCGGCGTCAACGATGGCCTGCACGCGCTGCGGGTGCGGCCGTGGCCCTACCTGCTGCTGTTCAAGGCACCGCGCGACTGGCAGCCGGTGGACTCGCTGCTGGCCGGCGATGCGATGTACTTCGACCTGCAGGGCCGCCAGGGCGACCGCGAACTGTCGCTGTACCGGTTGCAACAACATCTGCCGGCACCGCTGTTCGCGCTGCTGCGCCACGACGGCAGCAGCTGGGACGCCGCCCTGGATGCGCCGGCGCGCGGCGACGCCTCGCTGCCCGGCGCCGGCCAGGTCGATCTGCGCACCCTGCCCGATGCGACGGCCGACGGCGGCACGGCCGACCACGCCGCGTCCGGCAGCAACAACTGGGCCATCGCCGGCAGCCGCAGCGCCGACGGCCGCGCCATCGTCGCCAACGACATGCACCTGCAACTGGGCGCGCCCAGCCTCTGGTTCCGGGTGCGCCTGCGCTACGCCGACGCGCGGGCGCCGGGCGGCCGCGTGGACGTCAGCGGGTTTTCGCTGCCGGGCCTGCCGGCGGTGATCGTCGGCAGCAACGGCCACGTCGCCTGGGGCTTCACCAACAGCTATGCCGACACCAGCGACTGGTACCGGCTGACGCCCTGCGCGGCCACCCCGCAACCCGGCTGCACCGCCGTGGTCCACCACCGCGAACGAATCGCGGTGGACGGCGCGCCCGATATCGCGCTGGACGTGGAGGACACGGTCTACGGCCCGATCCTGCAGCACGAGCCGGACGGCACCGCGCTGGCGCAGCGCTGGGTGGCGCAGTTGCCCGGCGCGCTGAACCTGGGCCTGGCCGACCTGGCGCGCGCCGACTCCCTGGACAGCGCCTTCGCCAGCGCGCGGTCCATCGCCACCCCGGCGCAGAACATGGTGCTGGCCGACAGCGGCGGGCGCATCGGCTGGCGCGTGCTGGGCGCGCTGCCGGTGCGTGGCCCCGGGTGCTCCAGCGCGACGCTGGTCCACGACGTCAGCGCGGCGGTGCCGGCGGCGCAACGTTGTGCGCCCTGGCCGGTCTCTACCGCGCAGTCGCCGCAGCGCCTCGATCCGGCCGACGGCCAGTTGTGGACCGCCAATGCGCGCGTGGTCGGTGGCGAGGAACTGGACCGCCTCGGCGATGGCGGCTACGTGCTGGGCGCGCGCGCGCAGCAGATCCGCGACGACCTGCGCCTGCATCCGCGGTTGGACGAGCGCCAGCTGCTGGCGATCCAGCTCGACGACCGTGCGCTGCTGCTGCAGCGCTGGTGGACGCTGCTGCAGCAACGCGACGGCGGCGATGCCACGCCCGCGCTGCACGCGCTTGCCCAGGCCAGCAAGCACTGGGAAGGGCGTGCCAGCACCGAGTCGGTGAGCTACCGGCTGGTGCGCGCCTGGCGTCTGGCGCTGCTGACCCGGATCCGCGACGGTCTGATCGCGCCGGCGCGCGCCAACCTGGGCGCCGACTACGCGATGCCACCGCTGCCGCAGTTGGAGGGCGTGGCCTGGCCGCTGCTGCAACAGCAGCCGCCGCACCTGCTGCCGCGCCGCTACCGCAGTTGGCAGGCGCTGCTGGAGGATGCCGCCGCCGAGGTGCGCGACCAGCCGGGCGTGGACACGCCGCTGCCGCAGCGCCGCTGGGGCGAGGCGAACATCGCCGCGATCTGCCATCCGCTGGCCGGCGCGCTGCCGGGCCCATTGAAGCGCCCGCTGTGCATGCCGGCGCAAGCGCTGCCCGGCGACAACGACATGCCGCGGGTACAACGTCCGGACTTCGGCGCTTCCGAGCGCATGGTGGTGGCGCCCGGCCACGAGGCCGACGGCCTGGCGCACATGCCCGGCGGGCAGAGCGAACACCCGCTGTCGCCGTTCTGGGGCGCCGGACACGCCGACTGGGTGCAGGGCCGTGCCGTGCCGTTCCTGCCGGGTCCGCCGCGCTTTACGCTGACGTTACGACCGCCTGCGCGACAATGA
- a CDS encoding GGDEF domain-containing protein, whose amino-acid sequence MEPDGVSLADRRRDAAASAADETTYRNYIRRMLGGSIATIQLLTLVAWPASVLCNPHLQQPLDARYALVFVALLIASANMSLAKRFWQWRQSGFLFVIALTTAFRVELHAMGEHGLFWLLPVTAIICLGASLLFSFSRDYLVAMACIWTLMFAGQAQLVPAAVDLPLLAILLTVVALLGIAINRMFVGAMRTAYTLQEDYRRLAETDPLTGIANRRALMTQLRAAAARRHGTVHFAMLDVDDFKQVNDTHGHHVGDAVLLALATALGELGPRCRIGRLGGEEFGVVFEDMRDAQVAAALQGLLERVRGLRVEGVAFAFSAGAARLGASGETTDLLKRADQALYAAKRDGKGRIHLDHRDGTHDA is encoded by the coding sequence ATGGAGCCAGATGGCGTTTCCCTCGCAGACCGCCGCCGCGACGCGGCCGCGTCTGCGGCCGACGAGACGACCTACCGGAACTACATCCGGCGCATGCTCGGCGGTTCCATCGCCACCATCCAGTTGCTGACCCTGGTGGCGTGGCCGGCGTCGGTCCTGTGCAATCCGCATCTGCAGCAGCCGCTCGACGCCCGCTACGCGCTGGTCTTCGTCGCCCTGCTGATCGCCTCGGCCAACATGAGCCTGGCCAAGCGCTTCTGGCAATGGCGGCAGAGCGGCTTCCTGTTCGTGATCGCGCTGACCACCGCGTTCCGGGTCGAACTCCACGCCATGGGCGAGCACGGCCTGTTCTGGCTGCTGCCGGTGACCGCCATCATCTGCCTGGGCGCCAGCCTGCTGTTCTCGTTCTCGCGCGACTACCTGGTGGCGATGGCCTGCATCTGGACCCTCATGTTCGCAGGACAAGCACAACTGGTTCCGGCCGCGGTGGACCTGCCGCTGCTGGCGATCCTGCTGACGGTGGTGGCCTTGCTCGGCATCGCCATCAACCGCATGTTCGTCGGCGCCATGCGCACCGCCTACACGCTGCAGGAGGACTACCGGCGCCTGGCCGAGACCGATCCGTTGACCGGCATCGCCAACCGCCGCGCGCTGATGACGCAGCTGCGCGCGGCCGCCGCGCGCAGGCACGGCACGGTGCACTTCGCGATGCTCGACGTCGACGATTTCAAGCAGGTCAACGACACCCATGGCCACCATGTCGGCGATGCGGTGCTGCTGGCGCTGGCCACCGCACTGGGCGAACTGGGCCCGCGCTGCAGGATCGGCCGGCTGGGCGGCGAGGAATTCGGCGTGGTGTTCGAGGACATGCGCGACGCGCAGGTCGCCGCGGCGTTGCAGGGCCTGCTGGAGCGGGTCCGCGGCCTGCGCGTGGAGGGCGTGGCGTTCGCGTTCAGCGCCGGCGCCGCGCGGCTGGGCGCCAGCGGCGAGACCACCGACCTGCTCAAGCGTGCCGACCAGGCGCTGTACGCGGCCAAGCGCGACGGCAAGGGCCGGATCCATCTCGACCACCGGGACGGTACGCACGACGCCTGA
- the bfr gene encoding bacterioferritin, with the protein MKGHPEVVQCLKELLRGELAARDQYFIHSRRYEDQGLQALYARINHEMEEETEHADALLRRILFLEGDPDMRPHAFEPGRTVEEMLEKDLKVEYEVRANLAAGMKLCEQHGDYVSRDVLLKQLQDTEEDHAWWLEQQLGLIKRIGMALYQTSKIDGHVSGKDA; encoded by the coding sequence ATGAAGGGACATCCTGAAGTTGTGCAATGCCTCAAGGAACTGCTGCGCGGCGAACTCGCCGCGCGCGACCAGTATTTCATCCACTCGCGGCGCTACGAGGACCAGGGCCTGCAGGCGCTGTACGCGCGCATCAACCACGAGATGGAAGAGGAGACCGAGCACGCCGATGCGCTGCTGCGACGCATCCTGTTCCTGGAGGGCGATCCGGACATGCGCCCGCATGCGTTCGAGCCGGGGCGCACGGTCGAGGAGATGCTGGAGAAGGACCTGAAGGTCGAATACGAAGTGCGCGCCAATCTGGCCGCGGGCATGAAGCTGTGCGAGCAGCACGGCGACTACGTCAGCCGCGACGTGCTGCTCAAGCAGTTGCAGGACACCGAAGAAGACCATGCCTGGTGGCTGGAGCAGCAGTTGGGCCTGATCAAGCGCATCGGCATGGCGCTGTACCAGACCTCGAAGATCGACGGGCACGTGTCCGGCAAGGACGCCTGA
- a CDS encoding arsenate reductase, which yields MTTLYGLKNCDTCKKATKWLDRFGVAYSFVDYREHKPSPETLLDWAGRAGGFDALVNKSSTTWRQLPDNKKTPGSEAEWKLLLREYPQLIRRPLVVTEDGQFSQGFSDNGFKQRFGLK from the coding sequence ATGACGACGTTGTACGGATTGAAGAACTGCGACACCTGCAAGAAGGCGACGAAGTGGCTGGACCGCTTCGGCGTGGCCTACAGTTTCGTCGATTACCGCGAGCACAAGCCCAGCCCGGAGACGCTGCTGGACTGGGCGGGCCGGGCCGGCGGCTTCGATGCGCTGGTCAACAAGTCCTCGACCACCTGGCGGCAATTGCCCGACAACAAGAAGACGCCCGGCTCGGAGGCCGAGTGGAAGCTGCTGCTGCGCGAGTATCCGCAACTGATCCGGCGGCCGCTGGTGGTGACCGAGGACGGTCAGTTCAGCCAGGGCTTCTCGGACAACGGCTTCAAGCAGCGCTTTGGGTTGAAATGA
- the dapE gene encoding succinyl-diaminopimelate desuccinylase: MSDVLELACDLIARPSVTPDDAGCQALIAQRLERAGFVLERLRCGQVDNLWATHRGGDGPVLALLGHTDVVPPGPRDAWASDPFAPQIRDGVLYGRGAADMKGSVAAFVVAAERFVAAQPRHPGTLALLLTSDEEGDAINGVRHVARLFAERGERIDWCITGEPSSTDRLGDLLRVGRRGSLSGTLVVRGVQGHVAYPHKARNPIHLAAPALADLVARHWDDGYESFPPTSLQISNVHAGTGANNVIPGELQVAFNLRYTPHWDAPRLEAEIAALFDRHGLDYSLRWHRSGEPFYTPEGTLRQVAREVLGEVAGAPPEESTGGGTSDARFIAPLGAQCIEVGPVNASIHQVDEHVRVADLEALPDLYLRLIERLLR, encoded by the coding sequence ATGTCCGATGTCCTTGAACTCGCCTGCGACCTGATCGCCCGCCCGTCGGTCACGCCCGACGATGCCGGGTGCCAGGCGCTGATCGCGCAGCGGCTGGAGCGCGCCGGTTTCGTCCTCGAACGCTTGCGTTGCGGCCAGGTCGACAACCTGTGGGCCACCCATCGCGGCGGCGATGGGCCGGTGCTGGCGTTGCTCGGCCATACCGACGTGGTGCCGCCGGGGCCGCGCGACGCCTGGGCCAGCGATCCGTTCGCGCCGCAGATTCGCGACGGCGTGCTGTACGGGCGTGGTGCCGCCGACATGAAGGGCAGCGTGGCCGCGTTCGTGGTCGCCGCCGAACGCTTCGTGGCCGCGCAGCCGCGGCACCCGGGCACGCTGGCGCTGCTGCTGACCAGCGACGAGGAAGGCGATGCGATCAATGGCGTGCGCCACGTGGCGCGCCTGTTCGCCGAGCGCGGCGAACGCATCGACTGGTGCATCACCGGCGAACCCTCGTCCACCGACCGGCTCGGCGACTTGCTCCGCGTCGGTCGCCGCGGCAGCCTCTCCGGCACGCTGGTGGTGCGTGGCGTGCAGGGCCATGTGGCCTATCCGCACAAGGCGCGCAATCCGATCCACCTGGCCGCGCCGGCGCTGGCCGACCTGGTCGCCCGGCACTGGGACGACGGCTACGAGAGCTTCCCGCCGACCAGCCTGCAGATCTCCAACGTGCATGCCGGCACTGGCGCCAACAACGTGATCCCCGGCGAACTGCAGGTCGCGTTCAATCTGCGCTACACGCCGCATTGGGATGCCCCGCGACTGGAAGCGGAAATCGCCGCGCTGTTCGATCGCCATGGGCTGGACTACAGCCTGCGCTGGCATCGCAGCGGCGAGCCGTTCTACACCCCGGAGGGCACGCTGCGCCAGGTGGCGCGCGAGGTGCTGGGCGAGGTCGCGGGCGCGCCGCCGGAGGAAAGCACCGGTGGCGGCACCTCCGATGCGCGCTTCATCGCCCCGCTGGGCGCGCAGTGCATCGAGGTCGGCCCGGTCAACGCCAGCATCCACCAGGTCGACGAGCATGTGCGCGTGGCCGACCTGGAGGCGTTGCCGGATCTGTACCTGCGCCTGATCGAACGGTTGCTGCGGTAA
- a CDS encoding DUF2147 domain-containing protein: MKRYGAIGVAVAGWLLAPTIAGAAPASAQGLWLAAAKDAVVEFAPCAEAATALCGRIVWDKDAGTATDTCGVQIARLGREDGDTWRDGWAFDPRSGKRYKATLRASGKALDLRAFVGVEVLGETERFTRVQALPSTPVCTK, translated from the coding sequence ATGAAGCGGTACGGCGCGATCGGCGTGGCCGTCGCGGGGTGGCTGCTGGCGCCGACCATTGCAGGCGCCGCGCCGGCCTCGGCGCAGGGGCTGTGGCTGGCCGCGGCCAAGGACGCGGTGGTGGAGTTCGCGCCTTGCGCGGAGGCGGCCACCGCCCTGTGCGGACGCATCGTCTGGGACAAGGACGCCGGCACCGCCACCGATACCTGCGGCGTGCAGATCGCGCGCCTGGGGCGCGAGGACGGCGACACCTGGCGCGATGGCTGGGCCTTCGATCCGCGCAGCGGCAAGCGCTACAAGGCCACGCTGCGCGCCAGCGGCAAGGCGCTGGACCTGCGCGCCTTCGTCGGCGTGGAGGTGCTCGGCGAGACCGAACGCTTCACCCGCGTGCAGGCGCTGCCCAGCACGCCGGTCTGCACCAAGTAG
- the asnB gene encoding asparagine synthase B, whose amino-acid sequence MCSIFGIFGLQPGDDLQALRRQALDCSQRQRHRGPDWSGVYVDDGAILVHERLAIVDPAGGSQPLLSDDGQLALAVNGEIYNHRELKQRLAQPYAFQTGSDCEVINALYREATPTELLNRLNGIFAFALWDKAAGRVLIARDPMGVCPLYWGHDTQGRLRVASEMKSLADTCADVAQFPPGHYYDSASGELVQYYRKPWRDYAAVQGVEVSKQELREAFERAVHRQLMTDVPYGVLLSGGLDSSLVAAVAARFARKRIEENDEAEAWWPRLHSFAIGLKGSPDLAAAAIAAEALGTVHHGFEYTFEEGLDALPEVIRHIETYDVTTIRASTPMFLLARRIKAMGVKMVLSGEGSDEIFGGYLYFHKAPNAREFHEELIRKLDALYNYDCLRANKSMMAWGVEPRVPFLDVEFLDVAMRMDAQYKMIDKASGGAARMEKGVLRDAFEGYLPESILWRQKEQFSDGVGYGWIDGLKAHAEAQVSDRELAAANKRFPVNPPQTKEAYYYRSLFERAFPSPAAAETVPGGKSIACSSPAAIAWDASFAAMADPSGRAVAGVHAQALA is encoded by the coding sequence ATGTGTTCGATCTTCGGCATCTTCGGCCTGCAACCGGGCGACGACCTGCAGGCATTGCGGCGGCAGGCGCTGGACTGCTCGCAGCGGCAACGCCACCGTGGCCCGGACTGGAGCGGCGTGTATGTCGACGACGGCGCGATCCTGGTCCACGAGCGCTTGGCCATCGTCGACCCGGCCGGTGGCTCGCAGCCGCTGCTGTCGGACGACGGGCAACTGGCGCTGGCGGTCAACGGCGAGATCTACAACCACCGCGAACTGAAGCAGCGACTCGCCCAGCCCTACGCCTTCCAGACCGGATCGGATTGCGAGGTGATCAATGCGCTGTATCGCGAAGCCACGCCGACTGAGTTGCTGAACCGCCTCAACGGTATCTTCGCGTTCGCGCTATGGGACAAGGCCGCCGGCCGCGTGCTGATCGCGCGCGATCCGATGGGCGTGTGCCCGCTGTACTGGGGCCACGACACGCAGGGCCGGCTGCGGGTGGCCTCGGAAATGAAGTCGCTGGCCGACACCTGCGCCGACGTCGCCCAGTTCCCGCCGGGCCACTATTACGACAGCGCCAGCGGCGAGCTGGTGCAGTACTACCGCAAGCCGTGGCGCGACTACGCGGCGGTGCAGGGCGTGGAGGTGAGCAAGCAGGAACTGCGCGAGGCGTTCGAGCGCGCCGTGCATCGCCAACTGATGACCGACGTGCCGTATGGCGTGCTGCTGTCCGGCGGGCTGGATTCGTCGCTGGTCGCGGCGGTGGCCGCGCGCTTCGCGCGCAAGCGCATCGAGGAGAACGACGAGGCCGAGGCCTGGTGGCCGCGCCTGCACTCGTTCGCGATCGGCCTGAAGGGCTCGCCGGACCTGGCGGCCGCGGCGATCGCCGCCGAGGCGCTGGGCACCGTGCATCACGGCTTCGAATACACCTTCGAGGAAGGCCTGGACGCGCTGCCGGAGGTGATCCGGCACATCGAGACCTACGACGTCACCACCATCCGCGCCTCCACGCCGATGTTCCTGCTGGCGCGGCGGATCAAGGCGATGGGGGTGAAGATGGTGCTCTCCGGCGAGGGCAGCGACGAGATCTTCGGCGGCTACCTGTATTTCCACAAGGCGCCGAACGCGCGCGAGTTCCACGAGGAACTGATCCGCAAGCTCGACGCGCTTTACAACTACGACTGCCTGCGCGCCAACAAGTCGATGATGGCCTGGGGCGTGGAGCCGCGTGTGCCGTTCCTGGACGTGGAATTCCTGGACGTGGCCATGCGCATGGACGCCCAGTACAAGATGATCGACAAGGCCAGCGGCGGCGCGGCGCGCATGGAGAAAGGCGTGCTGCGCGACGCCTTCGAAGGCTATCTGCCCGAGTCGATCCTGTGGCGGCAGAAGGAGCAGTTCAGCGACGGCGTCGGCTATGGCTGGATCGATGGGCTGAAGGCGCACGCCGAGGCGCAGGTCAGCGACCGCGAACTGGCCGCGGCCAACAAGCGTTTCCCGGTGAACCCGCCGCAGACCAAGGAGGCGTACTACTACCGCAGCCTGTTCGAGCGCGCGTTCCCGAGCCCGGCCGCGGCCGAGACCGTGCCCGGCGGCAAGTCGATCGCGTGCTCGTCGCCAGCGGCGATCGCCTGGGACGCGAGCTTCGCGGCCATGGCCGATCCTTCCGGCCGCGCGGTGGCCGGGGTGCACGCGCAGGCATTGGCATGA
- a CDS encoding GNAT family N-acetyltransferase produces MNIRPYRDDDWARLCVIHDAARLEELQAAGLTDAFLPLPIAAEREGLFDYRLQVAECDGQVLGFVADNGEELAWLYVDPAARRRGVGQALVAAVQAAQPDGLSLELLEGNAAAQAFYRACGFVETSTYGGRMPGNETFAVRVQCMRWPGATE; encoded by the coding sequence ATGAACATCCGTCCTTATCGAGACGACGACTGGGCGCGCCTGTGCGTCATCCACGACGCCGCGCGCCTGGAGGAACTGCAGGCCGCGGGGTTGACGGATGCGTTCCTGCCGCTGCCGATCGCGGCCGAGCGCGAGGGCCTGTTCGACTACCGCCTGCAGGTCGCCGAGTGCGATGGGCAGGTGCTGGGCTTCGTCGCCGACAACGGCGAGGAACTGGCCTGGCTGTACGTGGATCCGGCCGCGCGCCGGCGCGGGGTCGGCCAGGCGCTGGTGGCCGCGGTGCAGGCGGCGCAGCCCGACGGCCTGTCGCTGGAACTGCTCGAGGGCAATGCGGCGGCGCAGGCGTTCTACCGCGCCTGCGGCTTCGTCGAGACCAGCACGTACGGCGGTCGGATGCCCGGCAACGAGACCTTCGCGGTGCGCGTGCAGTGCATGCGCTGGCCTGGCGCGACCGAGTGA
- a CDS encoding sensor domain-containing diguanylate cyclase yields MTYREHIRHLLGRSTTAIHALTLSIWVATLLFNPYLPQPWDLVNATLLAVMCGAAASTLLARGFWQWRLSSALYVLALALAYQIELQQMGTHSAFWRLPVAVTLCLGINLLFPFTRDYLLALAYTWTIMLTGQPLRLAAHGDPALLGLLVVAVSLIGVAMNLAFARSMLSSYRLKEDYRRMSETDALTGLANRRALMAQLHALAAERGHAGAVHFAMLDIDDFKQVNDTHGHDVGDAVLLALAAELARPEHGCRVGRLGGEEFGILFEGMSDAQTGALLQRLLDRVQRIRAKGVTFTFSAGVARMRPGGEVADLLERADRALYAAKRDGKSRIRVDGGQSPAGLHGAHGTTAADLP; encoded by the coding sequence ATGACGTACAGGGAGCACATTCGCCACCTGCTGGGCCGTTCGACCACCGCCATCCACGCCCTGACCCTGTCGATCTGGGTCGCGACGCTGCTGTTCAACCCCTATCTGCCGCAACCCTGGGACCTGGTCAACGCGACGCTGTTGGCCGTCATGTGCGGCGCCGCGGCCAGTACCCTGCTGGCGCGCGGCTTCTGGCAATGGCGGCTGAGCAGCGCGCTGTACGTGCTGGCGCTGGCGCTGGCCTACCAGATCGAACTGCAGCAGATGGGCACGCACAGCGCCTTCTGGCGGCTGCCGGTCGCGGTCACCCTGTGCCTGGGCATCAACCTGCTGTTCCCGTTCACGCGCGACTACCTGCTGGCGCTGGCCTACACCTGGACGATCATGCTGACCGGGCAACCGTTGCGGCTGGCGGCCCACGGCGATCCGGCGCTGCTGGGCCTGCTGGTGGTAGCGGTATCACTGATCGGCGTGGCGATGAACCTGGCCTTCGCGCGCAGCATGCTGAGCAGCTACCGGCTGAAGGAGGACTACCGGCGCATGTCCGAGACCGATGCGCTCACCGGGCTGGCCAACCGCCGCGCGCTGATGGCGCAACTGCACGCGCTGGCCGCCGAACGCGGCCACGCCGGCGCCGTGCATTTCGCGATGCTGGACATCGACGATTTCAAACAGGTCAACGACACCCACGGCCACGATGTCGGCGACGCCGTGCTGCTGGCGCTGGCCGCGGAACTGGCGCGACCGGAGCACGGCTGCCGGGTCGGCCGGCTCGGCGGCGAAGAATTCGGCATCCTGTTCGAGGGCATGAGCGACGCGCAGACCGGGGCGCTGCTGCAACGACTGCTGGACCGCGTGCAGCGGATCCGCGCCAAGGGCGTGACCTTCACCTTCAGCGCCGGGGTCGCGCGCATGCGGCCGGGTGGCGAGGTCGCGGACCTGCTCGAACGCGCCGACCGCGCGCTGTACGCGGCCAAGCGCGACGGCAAGAGCCGCATCCGCGTGGACGGCGGCCAGTCGCCGGCGGGCCTGCACGGCGCCCACGGCACCACGGCGGCGGATCTGCCGTAG